In Candidatus Eisenbacteria bacterium, the sequence TTCACGAACTCGTTGGCCGCTGCCAGCGGCAGGTCGTGGTGGACGTGCACGTAGGCGATCGCCGCCGTCGGCGCGCGATTGAGGCCACCGTTGCAGTGCAGATACACGACCGCGCCCGCCTCGACGTGACAGTGCACGTGCCCGACGATGGTGGACAGCCGGTCTGCCAGGAACTCGGCGTCGCCGTCGGGGACGGGCAGGTGGTCGAAGGCGATGCCCGTCGCGGCGTACGCTGCGCGCAGGTCGGCGAGCCGCAGGCGCTTGGAGGCGAGGTCGGCGTCGTCCTGGAGGTTCACGACGGCGGTGATACCGTGCGCGTCGCGCAGCCACGGGACGTCGACGACGTTCGGATAC encodes:
- a CDS encoding dual specificity protein phosphatase family protein; amino-acid sequence: MRDDNNWYGVGGGAVRPSTPRFDRILPQLYVGEYPNVVDVPWLRDAHGITAVVNLQDDADLASKRLRLADLRAAYAATGIAFDHLPVPDGDAEFLADRLSTIVGHVHCHVEAGAVVYLHCNGGLNRAPTAAIAYVHVHHDLPLAAANEFV